The genomic DNA GGCGCAGGACGATTATTCGATCGAATCGCTGCGCCGTGCGCAGGCCGCGATCAGCTCGGGCGCGTTTGCCGAGGAGATCGTTGCGGTCACCGTTTCGACCCGCAAGGGCGACGTGATCGTCGATACGGACGAGCAGCCCGGTCGCGGCATGCCCGACAAGATCCCGACGCTGAAGCCGGCGTTCGCGAAGGACGGCACGATCACCGCCGCGACCAGCTCGTCGATCTCCGACGGCGCGGCGGCGCTGGTGCTGACGCGAGCGAGCCTCGCCGCGGCGAAGGGGCAGAAGCCGGTCGCGCGGATCGTGGCGCATTCGGCCCATGCGCAGGAGCCCGCCGACTTCACCACCGCGCCGGTCGGGGCGATCGAGAAGCTGCTAAAGGCGGCCGGCTGGACGATCGAAGAGGTCGACCTGTTCGAGATCAACGAGGCGTTCGCCTGCGTCGCGATGTTCGCGATGCGCGACCTCGGCATCCCGCACGAGAAGATCAACGTGAACGGCGGGGCGACAGCGCTGGGCCATCCGATCGGCGCATCGGGCGCGCGGATCATCACCACATTGGTCGCGGCGCTGAAGCATCACGGCAAGAAGCGCGGCGTAGCGAGCCTGTGCATTGGTGGCGGCGAAGCGACCGCGATCGCTATCGAGCTGATCTGAGCGTTGGGCAAGGACCACGAACAGGAAGACCACGATCTTCAGGTAGCGCTGGTGCAGTACCAGCAATGGGCGGATGAGACCGGTGCGCGCGCGGTGGTCGTGCTGGAAGGGCGCGATACCGCGGGCAAGGATGGTGCGATCCGGACGCTCGTCCGCCACCTCGCGGTGCGCCACACGCGTGTCATCGCTCTGCCCAAGCCAACCGAGCGCGAACGCTCGCAATGGTTCTTCCAGCGCTATGCCGCGCATCTGCCGGCGGCAGGCGAACTCGTGATCTTCAATCGCAGCTGGTACAATCGCGCCGGCGTGGAGGTGGTCAACGGTTTCTCGACACCTGAGCAGCAGGCGCGGTTCATCGAGGACGTGCCGGGTTTCGAGGCGATGCTGATCGGAGATGGCATCAAGCTGGTGAAGCTGTGGCTCGACATCTCGCGCGAGGAACAGGCGGCACGGCTGGAATCGCGGCGCGAAGACCCGCTGAAATCGCTCAAGATCTCCCCGCTGGACGCGGTCGCGCAGGAGAAATGGGACGATTATTCGGTCGCACGCGACACGATGTTGACGCGTACGAGCACGCCCGTCGCTCCGTGGGCGTGCGTGCGCGCCGACCACAAGAAGCGTGCGCGGCGAGCGATCATCCAGCATCTGCTGCGTGAGCTAGCACCGGCTGAAATCGCGAAGGGCATTACGGTACCCGATCCGGAGACGTTGTTCACGTTCGAAGCGTCGGCAATCGGGGATGGTCGGTTGGAGCGATGACGCGCCGTACCTAAAGTTCGATTTCACTCTACAACTTTGCGCGCTGACGCGTCATACTGCCGTTAAACAGAATAGGAGAGGCAGGCATGACGTTCGAAACGCAGGCGGTCCACGACACGCCCGACGCTCAACTCGGGTTCGATCCGAACGCGCTGAAGGACAAATATCGCATCGAGCGCGACAAGCGGCTGCGCGCCGACGGCAACGAGCAGTATGTCGAGATGGCGGGCAAATTCTCGCGCTTCCTCGACGATCCGTATATCGAGGCGCCGATCGAGCGGGCCGCGCTGGCGGACGAGAAGGACGTCGTTGTGATCGGGGGTGGCTTTGGTGGGTTGCTCGCGGGCGCCAAGCTGCGCGAAGCTGGCGTTAAGGACATTCGCATCATCGA from Sphingomonas radiodurans includes the following:
- a CDS encoding acetyl-CoA C-acyltransferase, which codes for MATNPAADSVVILSYARTPMGGMQGALADVSATDLGATAVRAAVERAGVEGSDIERIYMGCVLPAGLGQAPARQAAIKAGLPKSVQATTVNKVCGSGMQTVIMGAEAIAAGSVDLIVAGGMESMTNAPYILKKHRGGARIGHDTAYDHMFLDGLEDAYEAGRAMGTFAQDTANAYQLTRQAQDDYSIESLRRAQAAISSGAFAEEIVAVTVSTRKGDVIVDTDEQPGRGMPDKIPTLKPAFAKDGTITAATSSSISDGAAALVLTRASLAAAKGQKPVARIVAHSAHAQEPADFTTAPVGAIEKLLKAAGWTIEEVDLFEINEAFACVAMFAMRDLGIPHEKINVNGGATALGHPIGASGARIITTLVAALKHHGKKRGVASLCIGGGEATAIAIELI
- the ppk2 gene encoding polyphosphate kinase 2 encodes the protein MGKDHEQEDHDLQVALVQYQQWADETGARAVVVLEGRDTAGKDGAIRTLVRHLAVRHTRVIALPKPTERERSQWFFQRYAAHLPAAGELVIFNRSWYNRAGVEVVNGFSTPEQQARFIEDVPGFEAMLIGDGIKLVKLWLDISREEQAARLESRREDPLKSLKISPLDAVAQEKWDDYSVARDTMLTRTSTPVAPWACVRADHKKRARRAIIQHLLRELAPAEIAKGITVPDPETLFTFEASAIGDGRLER